A stretch of the Psychroserpens sp. Hel_I_66 genome encodes the following:
- a CDS encoding cell division protein FtsQ/DivIB encodes MRVNYNYIKVVLLLVLVGFLYAFSNVRNATRKVEAPYIKFIGDDNLFVTHGTVSKLLIQNQQSVTDKPKEIIDLNELESALNSNPMIKQAQVFMSVDGLVTAEIEQKKPIARVSTNASYYIDETGSFMPLSTNYTARVPLIIGFIEKNDLANVHAIAKKIQEDDFLVKRVVAIHQNEDKTIDLKFRNHDFNIHLGTIELLDKKINNLKAFYKKAMKDNILDDYKRVNLKFDKQVICTKK; translated from the coding sequence TTGCGAGTTAATTATAACTACATAAAAGTTGTTTTACTGCTAGTTTTAGTGGGCTTTCTGTATGCGTTTTCCAATGTAAGAAATGCAACGAGAAAAGTTGAAGCGCCATATATAAAATTTATTGGAGATGATAACCTTTTCGTAACTCATGGGACTGTTAGTAAATTGTTAATACAAAATCAACAGAGTGTTACGGATAAGCCTAAAGAAATTATAGATTTGAACGAATTAGAATCTGCCCTAAACTCTAATCCAATGATTAAGCAAGCACAGGTGTTTATGAGTGTAGATGGCTTAGTCACTGCTGAAATTGAACAAAAAAAACCTATTGCAAGAGTAAGCACAAATGCATCATATTACATTGATGAAACAGGCTCCTTTATGCCTTTGTCAACGAATTATACTGCACGCGTGCCTCTAATTATTGGGTTCATTGAGAAGAATGATTTGGCAAATGTACACGCTATTGCTAAAAAAATTCAAGAGGATGATTTTTTGGTGAAGCGGGTTGTGGCAATACATCAAAATGAGGATAAAACGATTGATTTAAAATTTAGGAATCATGATTTTAATATCCATCTAGGAACCATAGAGTTGCTAGATAAGAAAATTAACAATTTAAAAGCTTTTTATAAAAAAGCGATGAAAGACAACATATTAGATGATTACAAACGGGTTAATCTAAAGTTTGATAAGCAAGTAATTTGCACCAAAAAGTAA
- the murG gene encoding undecaprenyldiphospho-muramoylpentapeptide beta-N-acetylglucosaminyltransferase, with the protein MSNYKIILSGGGTGGHIYPAIAIADELKSRFPDAEFLFVGALDRMEMEKVPQAGYQIEGLWISGIQRKLTLRNLAFPFKLISSLLKSRKIINTFKPDVAIGTGGFASGPLLKSATSKGIPSLIQEQNSYPGITNKLLSKEVDKICVAYEGLEQFFPKKKIILTGNPIRKDLLGIENKHIEGKDAFGLIHSKHTLLVLGGSLGARRVNQLIEEKLDYFQSQNIQIIWQCGKLYYQQYKHHNEMENVQVHAFLNNMDMAYAAADIIISRAGASSVSELCVVGKPVIFIPSPNVAEDHQTKNAKAITNKNAAILIKESELNTEFETQFDALMISSEKREELSNNIKKLALVNATKDIADQVEKLLKAK; encoded by the coding sequence ATGAGTAACTATAAAATCATATTATCTGGAGGCGGAACAGGAGGACATATCTATCCTGCAATCGCTATCGCAGACGAATTGAAATCTCGTTTTCCCGACGCAGAGTTTTTATTCGTAGGCGCATTAGATCGTATGGAAATGGAGAAAGTACCACAAGCAGGTTATCAAATTGAAGGACTTTGGATTTCGGGAATTCAAAGAAAATTAACGTTAAGAAACCTAGCGTTCCCTTTTAAGCTCATTTCAAGTCTTTTAAAATCTAGAAAAATTATAAACACATTTAAACCAGACGTAGCTATTGGAACTGGCGGATTTGCAAGCGGACCATTATTAAAATCTGCGACCTCAAAAGGAATCCCTAGCTTGATACAAGAACAAAATTCTTATCCGGGAATTACCAATAAATTGTTGTCAAAGGAAGTCGATAAAATTTGTGTGGCTTATGAAGGTTTAGAGCAGTTTTTTCCGAAGAAAAAAATCATTTTAACCGGTAATCCTATTCGTAAAGATCTATTGGGAATAGAAAACAAACATATAGAAGGTAAAGATGCTTTTGGATTAATCCACAGCAAACATACACTTTTGGTTTTGGGCGGAAGTTTAGGCGCTAGACGCGTAAACCAGCTCATTGAAGAAAAACTAGACTATTTTCAATCGCAGAACATTCAAATAATTTGGCAATGTGGCAAATTGTATTATCAGCAATATAAACACCACAATGAAATGGAAAACGTACAAGTACATGCGTTTTTAAATAATATGGACATGGCGTATGCAGCTGCAGATATCATTATTTCCAGAGCAGGAGCGAGCTCGGTTTCAGAGTTGTGTGTGGTAGGAAAACCAGTTATTTTTATTCCATCGCCAAACGTAGCAGAAGACCATCAAACTAAAAATGCAAAAGCTATTACAAATAAAAACGCAGCAATTTTAATAAAAGAAAGCGAATTGAATACAGAGTTTGAAACTCAATTTGATGCTTTAATGATCTCTTCGGAAAAAAGAGAGGAATTAAGTAACAACATAAAAAAATTAGCATTGGTAAATGCAACAAAGGATATCGCAGACCAGGTTGAAAAACTATTGAAAGCCAAATGA
- the mraY gene encoding phospho-N-acetylmuramoyl-pentapeptide-transferase produces the protein MLYYLFEYLEQQYQLPGAGVFQYITFRASLAIIFSLLLSTIFGRKIIAFLQRQQVGETVRDLGLAGQVEKAGTPTMGGIIIIFATLVPVLLFSKLDNIYVVMLIVTTLWMGLIGFIDDYIKVFKKNKEGLSGKFKVLGQVGLGVFVGAVMYFHPGVTIKQEKINPEFSNEMITQNSPGEFYAEENRSLKTTIPFVKDNEFDYSKLMSWMGDGYQNYAWLIFIPIVIFIITAVSNGANLTDGIDGLAAGSSAIIVFALAIFAFISGNIVFSDYLNVMFIPSLGELVVFIAAFVGALIGFLWYNTFPAQVFMGDTGSLTIGGIIAVIAIAVRKELLIPLLCGIFFAESLSVILQVSWFKYTRKKFGEGRRIFKMSPLHHHYQKSGYHESKIVTRFWIVGIFLAILSIVTLKLR, from the coding sequence ATGTTATATTATCTATTCGAATATTTAGAACAACAGTATCAATTGCCAGGGGCAGGTGTGTTTCAATATATCACATTTAGAGCGTCATTGGCAATCATATTTTCATTGTTGCTTTCTACAATCTTCGGAAGAAAAATCATAGCATTCTTACAACGTCAACAAGTTGGCGAAACAGTTAGGGATTTAGGCTTAGCTGGTCAAGTTGAAAAAGCTGGTACACCAACAATGGGTGGGATTATCATCATTTTCGCGACCTTGGTGCCTGTGCTTTTATTTTCAAAATTAGATAACATTTATGTAGTGATGTTAATAGTGACAACATTGTGGATGGGACTTATAGGTTTCATTGATGATTACATAAAGGTTTTTAAGAAAAATAAAGAAGGCCTTAGTGGTAAGTTTAAAGTATTAGGTCAAGTTGGTCTTGGTGTTTTTGTAGGCGCAGTGATGTATTTTCATCCTGGAGTTACTATTAAACAAGAAAAAATTAATCCAGAATTTTCTAACGAGATGATTACTCAAAACTCTCCGGGAGAATTTTATGCGGAAGAAAATAGGTCTCTAAAAACAACAATCCCGTTTGTAAAGGATAACGAATTTGATTATTCAAAACTTATGTCCTGGATGGGTGATGGTTACCAAAATTATGCCTGGCTCATCTTTATACCAATTGTGATTTTCATTATTACAGCAGTTTCAAATGGTGCCAACTTAACCGATGGTATTGATGGTCTCGCAGCAGGAAGTTCTGCAATAATCGTTTTTGCACTAGCTATTTTCGCTTTTATCTCAGGTAATATCGTTTTTTCAGATTATCTCAATGTCATGTTCATTCCAAGTTTGGGAGAACTGGTGGTTTTTATAGCAGCATTTGTGGGAGCTCTCATTGGGTTTTTATGGTACAATACCTTTCCAGCTCAAGTATTTATGGGAGATACAGGAAGTTTAACAATTGGTGGTATCATCGCTGTAATAGCTATCGCGGTACGTAAAGAGTTGCTAATTCCTTTGCTCTGCGGAATATTTTTCGCTGAATCCCTATCGGTCATTTTACAGGTAAGTTGGTTTAAGTACACAAGAAAAAAGTTTGGTGAAGGACGACGTATTTTCAAAATGTCACCATTACATCACCATTATCAAAAGTCTGGATATCATGAAAGTAAAATAGTGACACGTTTTTGGATCGTGGGTATTTTTCTCGCCATTCTATCAATAGTGACATTGAAGTTGAGATAA
- the murC gene encoding UDP-N-acetylmuramate--L-alanine ligase: MNLDKANNIYFIGIGGIGMSALARYFVAKGLTVGGYDKTKSDNTDALEDLGVSIHFEDDIELIENAFLDIKTTQIIYTPAIPKTHSELNYFISNGYGVMKRSQVLGEITKQTFCLAVAGTHGKTTTTSILGHLLKQCDVEVTAFLGGISENYNSNLILNGTEVTVVEADEFDRSFLTLSPDFACITSMDADHLDIYGDASELIKSFKDFSERIQPNGKLFVKNGLPIKGITYGIEDDSDYSVENIKIIDGSYVFDVKTPKELLKDFKFSLPGRHNLSNALIALAMSVEYGLPQPQLAKALASYKGVKRRFTYQIKTDDLVYIDDYAHHPEEINAVHQAVREMYPDKEVLAVFQPHLFSRTKDFADDFAKSLSQFDAIFLLDIYPARELPIEGITSQWLLDKIQNKNKRLVHKSNLIEAIKNENIPIILTIGAGDIGEEVKHIKKALSFAS, translated from the coding sequence ATGAATTTAGATAAAGCAAATAACATTTATTTTATAGGTATTGGAGGCATCGGTATGTCTGCATTGGCTCGTTATTTTGTAGCTAAAGGATTGACTGTTGGTGGTTATGACAAAACGAAAAGTGATAATACAGATGCGCTGGAAGATTTAGGGGTTTCAATTCATTTTGAAGATGATATTGAACTAATTGAGAACGCTTTTTTAGATATAAAAACAACCCAGATTATTTACACACCAGCTATCCCAAAAACCCACAGTGAGCTCAACTATTTTATTTCAAATGGTTATGGGGTGATGAAACGATCTCAAGTTTTGGGAGAGATTACAAAGCAAACCTTTTGTCTCGCAGTTGCTGGTACCCACGGAAAAACAACCACAACAAGCATTTTAGGCCATTTATTGAAGCAGTGTGATGTTGAGGTTACTGCATTTCTTGGCGGAATAAGTGAGAACTATAATTCAAATTTGATATTAAACGGAACAGAAGTAACCGTGGTTGAGGCAGATGAGTTTGATCGCTCGTTCTTAACATTGTCTCCAGACTTTGCGTGTATCACATCAATGGATGCAGATCATTTGGATATTTATGGCGATGCTTCAGAATTAATAAAATCATTTAAGGATTTTTCAGAAAGAATACAACCAAACGGAAAGCTGTTTGTCAAAAACGGATTGCCAATTAAAGGGATTACCTATGGTATCGAGGATGACAGCGATTATTCCGTAGAAAATATAAAAATTATAGATGGTAGCTATGTTTTTGATGTAAAGACACCAAAAGAGCTACTTAAAGATTTTAAATTTAGCCTACCAGGCAGACACAATCTGTCTAATGCATTAATAGCCTTGGCGATGTCTGTAGAATATGGCCTCCCTCAGCCACAGCTCGCCAAAGCTTTAGCGTCTTACAAAGGTGTGAAACGCAGGTTTACCTACCAGATCAAAACCGATGATTTAGTGTATATCGATGATTATGCTCACCATCCCGAAGAAATCAATGCGGTACACCAAGCGGTAAGGGAAATGTATCCAGATAAAGAGGTATTGGCGGTTTTTCAGCCACATTTGTTCAGTAGGACTAAAGACTTTGCTGATGATTTTGCTAAAAGTCTTTCGCAATTTGATGCCATTTTTCTATTGGATATTTATCCAGCTCGCGAATTGCCTATTGAAGGTATAACATCGCAATGGTTATTAGATAAAATACAAAATAAAAATAAAAGGCTGGTTCATAAATCAAATTTGATTGAGGCTATAAAAAACGAAAACATACCCATTATTTTAACTATTGGAGCTGGCGATATTGGAGAAGAAGTCAAACATATTAAAAAAGCACTGAGTTTTGCGAGTTAA
- a CDS encoding penicillin-binding protein, with protein sequence MFVFALAVVFKLCTIQFVQGDEYRNMAQERTIQNVEIPANRGNVYSADGSLLATSIPKYDIRIDAIQPKQTVFNELVKSLADSLSKFSGKPSSYHLKRIKQARLDKNRYFLLARDISYSDYIRIRNFPMLNLGAIRGGLIVQQEEKRDHPMGGIAERTIGYEKIDDDGNVTRPGIDGYFGKKYLRGKNGKRLKQKIGNGKWKPIVDYDQVEPKDGYDIYTTIDVNIQDIAHHSLLGQLELYEADHGCAVVMDVETGEIKAISNLGRNTNGKYYERLNYAVGESHEPGSTFKVMAFMAALEDKMIDTSTVVDTQNGSKRFYGRTIRDSKGHGKISAARALEVSSNIGLATIIDDNYSSQPKKFINRLKAWKLNDTLGVSLIGEGIPDIPEPGKSNWSRNALPSMAYGYNLRMTPLQTLTFYNGIANGGEIVRPRFIKSVKEFDREIEVFDKEVINQKMCSDKTLAEIKEVLKNVVVRGTGSRMYSENFSMAGKTGTARTDYADFEEWKKDRKYVSSFAGYFPADNPKYSCIVVIHEPSTKVGFYGADVSGPVFKRIAQKIYTETPLIDEVQTLEIVNSKNDEAYESFYDIARTYKTIMPDVVGLPAMDALALLENMGLKVKIRGAGNVTTQSIDKGVKVKPNQIIVLGT encoded by the coding sequence ATGTTTGTCTTCGCTCTTGCTGTGGTTTTCAAATTGTGCACCATTCAGTTCGTTCAAGGGGATGAGTATAGAAATATGGCTCAAGAACGAACAATCCAAAATGTTGAGATTCCTGCAAACAGAGGTAATGTATATTCTGCCGATGGTAGTCTACTCGCAACCTCAATCCCAAAGTACGATATTAGAATTGATGCCATCCAACCTAAGCAAACGGTCTTCAATGAACTTGTAAAATCGCTTGCAGATTCACTTTCCAAATTTTCGGGCAAGCCATCCAGCTATCATCTAAAAAGGATCAAACAAGCCAGGCTTGACAAGAATCGTTACTTTTTATTGGCAAGGGATATTAGTTATTCAGATTATATAAGAATTCGAAATTTCCCAATGTTGAACCTTGGTGCCATTCGTGGTGGATTGATAGTGCAACAAGAAGAGAAAAGAGATCATCCAATGGGAGGCATTGCAGAGCGTACCATTGGTTATGAGAAAATTGATGACGACGGAAATGTAACCAGACCAGGAATAGATGGTTACTTCGGAAAGAAATATTTGAGAGGTAAAAACGGAAAACGTCTTAAACAAAAAATAGGTAACGGTAAATGGAAGCCTATCGTTGATTACGATCAAGTAGAGCCTAAAGATGGCTATGATATTTACACGACAATTGATGTTAATATCCAGGATATTGCTCACCATTCCCTTTTAGGGCAGTTAGAGTTATACGAGGCAGATCATGGTTGTGCAGTCGTAATGGATGTTGAAACAGGTGAGATTAAAGCCATTTCTAATTTGGGACGCAATACTAACGGAAAATATTATGAACGTCTCAACTATGCAGTTGGTGAAAGTCACGAACCTGGATCTACATTTAAGGTTATGGCATTTATGGCTGCTCTAGAGGATAAAATGATTGATACCTCCACTGTTGTAGATACACAAAATGGTTCTAAACGTTTTTACGGAAGAACAATTAGAGACTCTAAGGGTCATGGTAAAATTTCTGCAGCACGAGCTTTAGAAGTGTCCTCCAATATTGGTTTGGCCACTATAATCGATGATAATTATTCTAGCCAACCTAAAAAATTTATCAATCGTCTTAAGGCATGGAAACTTAACGATACGTTAGGTGTGTCTTTAATTGGGGAAGGTATTCCAGATATTCCTGAGCCTGGCAAATCAAACTGGAGTAGAAATGCATTGCCTTCTATGGCTTATGGGTATAATTTGAGGATGACACCATTGCAAACATTAACATTTTATAATGGTATTGCTAATGGTGGCGAAATTGTAAGACCAAGGTTCATCAAATCAGTAAAAGAGTTTGATAGAGAGATTGAGGTTTTTGATAAAGAAGTGATCAATCAAAAGATGTGTTCTGATAAAACGTTGGCAGAAATTAAGGAAGTACTAAAGAATGTCGTGGTTAGAGGCACAGGAAGTCGCATGTATTCTGAAAATTTTTCCATGGCAGGTAAAACAGGTACCGCAAGAACAGACTACGCCGATTTTGAAGAATGGAAAAAAGACAGAAAGTACGTGTCATCTTTTGCAGGTTACTTTCCAGCAGATAATCCAAAATATTCTTGCATAGTAGTTATCCATGAGCCAAGTACAAAAGTTGGTTTTTATGGAGCCGATGTTTCTGGACCTGTTTTTAAGAGGATAGCTCAAAAAATTTATACCGAGACACCACTAATCGATGAAGTGCAAACATTAGAAATTGTCAATTCAAAAAATGATGAAGCTTACGAGTCATTCTACGATATAGCTCGAACCTACAAAACGATAATGCCAGACGTCGTCGGTCTTCCTGCTATGGATGCATTGGCGTTATTAGAAAATATGGGTTTAAAAGTCAAAATTCGAGGTGCTGGAAATGTGACGACGCAATCAATAGATAAAGGCGTCAAAGTAAAACCAAACCAAATCATAGTTTTAGGAACGTAG
- a CDS encoding FtsL-like putative cell division protein, which produces MKKNIYSILRGKFLVSDDSFKNWRVIIFISVLAIVMIASSHSADQKVYEIARLKNEAKELRSAFVDGRGKLMRMKKESHIENVMKEKGIVISENPPQKIKVKKQN; this is translated from the coding sequence ATGAAAAAGAATATTTACAGCATTTTAAGAGGTAAATTTTTGGTGAGTGATGACTCTTTTAAGAATTGGAGAGTGATCATTTTTATTTCGGTTTTGGCAATAGTAATGATTGCAAGCTCACATAGTGCAGATCAAAAAGTCTATGAAATTGCAAGACTTAAAAATGAAGCAAAAGAGTTAAGGTCTGCTTTTGTTGATGGAAGGGGAAAATTGATGAGAATGAAAAAAGAGTCTCATATAGAAAATGTAATGAAAGAAAAGGGGATTGTTATTTCAGAAAATCCTCCGCAAAAAATAAAAGTTAAAAAACAGAATTGA
- the murD gene encoding UDP-N-acetylmuramoyl-L-alanine--D-glutamate ligase: MKKERLVILGGGESGVGTALLGKAKGYDVFVSDQGIIKEKYKEVLIHNEIEFEGGKHSEEKILTAKMVMKSPGIPDKAPLVKQIRANGIEIVSEIEFASKFTNATLVGITGSNGKTTTAALTHHLLKQELNVGLAGNIGDSFAKQILEKNHPNYVLEISSFQLDDIKGFRPHIAVLTNITPDHLDRYEYQFENYIASKFRIAENQTKEDYFIYDADDEVIEKWLKAHPVQSTLLPFSLTKTIENGAYLDKENIKITIDNNQIIMPTKNLALEGKHNIKNAMAASTVAHLLKIRKQTIRESLENFQGVEHRLENVLKINKVQYINDSKATNVNATYYALESMDAPTVWIVGGVDKGNDYQELFQFVNEKVKAIICLGVDNKKLMDSFGNMVDIIVETEYMSEAVKIAYKIAEAGENVLLSPACASFDLFENYEDRGRQFKDAVRNL, encoded by the coding sequence ATGAAGAAAGAGAGATTAGTTATACTGGGAGGAGGAGAAAGTGGAGTGGGAACTGCGCTTTTAGGAAAGGCAAAGGGTTATGATGTTTTTGTTTCAGATCAAGGAATAATAAAAGAAAAGTACAAAGAAGTTCTTATACATAATGAGATTGAATTTGAGGGTGGGAAACATTCCGAAGAAAAGATTCTAACTGCTAAGATGGTGATGAAAAGTCCGGGAATTCCAGACAAAGCACCGCTTGTAAAACAGATTAGAGCTAACGGGATTGAAATTGTTTCAGAAATTGAATTTGCATCAAAATTTACTAATGCAACGCTTGTGGGAATCACAGGTAGCAATGGTAAAACAACAACTGCAGCACTAACGCACCATCTCTTAAAACAGGAGCTGAATGTTGGTTTGGCAGGCAATATTGGAGATAGTTTTGCTAAACAGATTTTAGAAAAAAACCATCCAAACTATGTGTTGGAGATTAGCAGTTTTCAGTTGGATGATATCAAAGGTTTTAGACCGCATATTGCGGTTTTGACAAATATCACTCCAGATCATTTAGATAGATATGAATATCAATTTGAAAACTATATCGCCTCAAAATTCAGGATTGCCGAAAACCAGACCAAAGAAGATTATTTCATTTATGATGCAGATGATGAAGTGATTGAAAAGTGGTTGAAAGCACATCCTGTACAATCCACATTATTGCCATTTTCATTGACAAAAACCATTGAAAATGGAGCGTATTTAGACAAAGAAAATATAAAAATAACAATAGATAATAACCAGATAATTATGCCAACAAAAAATTTAGCTTTAGAGGGTAAACACAATATTAAAAATGCAATGGCTGCCTCAACTGTGGCGCACTTGCTTAAAATTAGAAAGCAAACCATAAGAGAAAGCTTAGAGAATTTTCAAGGTGTTGAGCATCGCTTGGAAAACGTACTTAAGATAAACAAAGTACAATATATCAATGACTCAAAAGCAACAAATGTAAATGCAACCTATTATGCCTTAGAAAGTATGGATGCGCCAACGGTTTGGATTGTGGGAGGCGTTGACAAAGGGAATGATTATCAAGAGTTATTTCAATTTGTAAATGAAAAAGTAAAAGCAATCATTTGCTTGGGCGTTGATAATAAAAAGTTGATGGACAGTTTTGGTAATATGGTAGATATTATTGTTGAAACTGAATATATGAGCGAGGCAGTTAAAATTGCTTATAAAATAGCAGAAGCAGGAGAAAACGTACTATTATCGCCAGCTTGTGCAAGTTTTGATTTGTTCGAAAACTATGAAGATAGAGGTCGTCAATTCAAAGATGCAGTTAGAAATTTGTAA
- a CDS encoding FtsW/RodA/SpoVE family cell cycle protein, with protein sequence MQTLFKNIKGDRLIWAIAALLAIFSFLPVYSAASNLAYVGGSGSTFSFFVKHFMHLFLGFAIMYGVHKIPYRYFRGLSMVMIPIVIVLLIVTMLQGTTIDGANASRWIQIPFVGMSFQTSTLAAVVLMVYVARYLSKIQEREVKFVETLLPLWAPVFIILILILPANFSTTAIMFLMVMMLTFIGGYPIKYIAVIIGTGILALALFVLIAKAFPEVMPNRIDTWMSRIENFANGEDTEADYQIENAKIAIASGGIQGKGPGKSTQKNILPQSSSDFIFAIIIEEYGLIGGLVLLVMYSWLLFRIVIVSQKSGTIFGKLLVLGVGLPIIFQALINMAVAVELFPVTGQTLPLISSGGTSIWMTCLAVGIILSVSAKREQIKEQEINEDNPLEILSEAL encoded by the coding sequence ATGCAAACACTATTCAAAAACATAAAAGGAGATCGGTTAATTTGGGCAATTGCTGCATTACTGGCAATTTTCTCATTTCTTCCTGTGTATAGTGCTGCCAGTAATTTAGCATATGTTGGAGGTTCTGGAAGTACGTTCAGCTTTTTTGTAAAGCATTTTATGCACTTGTTTTTGGGCTTTGCTATCATGTATGGAGTTCATAAAATACCATATCGCTATTTTCGGGGTTTATCTATGGTAATGATTCCAATTGTGATCGTTTTGTTGATTGTTACTATGCTTCAGGGTACAACAATTGATGGGGCAAACGCAAGTAGATGGATTCAAATACCGTTTGTTGGAATGTCATTTCAAACCTCTACTCTTGCAGCAGTTGTATTAATGGTCTACGTGGCAAGATACTTGTCAAAAATTCAAGAAAGAGAGGTTAAATTCGTAGAAACATTATTGCCACTTTGGGCTCCGGTCTTTATAATACTCATTCTCATTTTGCCCGCAAATTTTTCTACAACTGCCATTATGTTTTTAATGGTGATGATGTTGACGTTTATTGGTGGTTATCCCATAAAATATATAGCGGTCATAATTGGTACTGGAATATTAGCATTGGCTCTTTTTGTGTTGATTGCGAAAGCATTTCCCGAGGTTATGCCAAATCGTATCGATACCTGGATGAGTCGTATAGAAAATTTTGCAAATGGTGAAGATACCGAAGCAGATTACCAGATTGAAAACGCAAAAATTGCGATTGCCTCTGGAGGAATTCAAGGGAAAGGACCGGGAAAAAGTACTCAAAAGAATATTTTGCCACAATCCTCGTCAGATTTTATTTTCGCAATTATTATTGAGGAATACGGTTTGATAGGCGGTTTGGTGTTATTGGTGATGTACTCTTGGTTGCTATTTAGAATTGTAATTGTGTCTCAAAAATCGGGTACTATCTTCGGAAAATTGCTCGTATTAGGAGTAGGTCTTCCAATTATATTTCAAGCATTAATAAACATGGCAGTTGCAGTAGAATTATTTCCTGTTACTGGTCAAACATTGCCATTAATAAGTAGTGGAGGAACATCCATTTGGATGACCTGTCTCGCAGTTGGCATTATTTTAAGTGTAAGTGCCAAACGAGAGCAAATAAAAGAACAAGAAATTAATGAAGATAACCCGTTAGAAATTTTAAGTGAAGCATTGTAA
- a CDS encoding UDP-N-acetylmuramoyl-L-alanyl-D-glutamate--2,6-diaminopimelate ligase — protein sequence MILLKDILYKVTINAVAGSTSITVNNLHFDSRQIAENDVFIAIKGATVDGHKFIDTALDKGAIAVVCETLPAELKDGITYIEVENTSQALAFMASNVFGNPSENLRLVGVTGTNGKTTIATLLYQLFKKAGYKVGLLSTVRIMVDNTEYKATHTTPDSLTINKYLRLMNQAGVEFCFMEVSSHGIHQFRTEGLKFEGGIFTNLSHDHLDYHDTFAEYRDVKKSFFDNLPKKAFALVNIDDKNGLVMLQNTEAKKYTYALKTYADYKAQVLESEFSGLLLKLNESELWTRLIGHFNAYNISAIYGTADLLGLEKVEILRLISELESVSGRFEYLISEEKITAIVDYAHTPDALKNVLETINSIRTKNEQLITVVGCGGDRDKTKRPKMGHIASAMSTKVIFTSDNPRSEVPETIIEDIEKGVEPQNFKKTMSIVDRKQAIKTACQLASPNDIILIAGKGHETYQEIKGERFDFDDFKIVKAFLKQLQK from the coding sequence GTGATACTGTTAAAAGACATATTGTACAAGGTTACCATTAATGCAGTTGCTGGGAGTACCAGCATCACTGTAAACAACTTGCATTTTGATTCTCGTCAAATAGCAGAGAACGATGTTTTTATTGCTATTAAAGGAGCTACCGTAGATGGTCATAAATTTATTGATACAGCTCTAGACAAAGGTGCTATCGCTGTGGTTTGTGAAACCTTACCAGCAGAGTTAAAGGATGGAATCACCTATATAGAAGTTGAAAACACCAGTCAAGCTTTAGCCTTTATGGCTTCAAATGTCTTCGGAAATCCTTCGGAAAACTTACGTTTGGTTGGAGTGACAGGAACTAACGGAAAGACAACCATTGCTACACTATTGTACCAGCTCTTTAAAAAGGCAGGCTACAAAGTTGGATTGTTATCAACAGTTAGAATTATGGTTGATAATACCGAATATAAAGCAACACATACCACACCAGATTCTTTAACGATAAATAAGTATTTAAGGTTAATGAATCAAGCAGGCGTTGAGTTTTGTTTTATGGAAGTAAGTTCTCATGGTATTCACCAATTCCGTACAGAAGGTTTAAAATTTGAGGGTGGCATTTTTACAAATCTTTCTCACGACCATTTAGATTATCACGACACTTTTGCTGAATATAGAGATGTGAAAAAATCATTTTTTGACAATCTACCTAAAAAAGCTTTTGCTCTGGTTAACATTGATGACAAGAATGGATTGGTGATGCTTCAAAATACAGAAGCAAAAAAATACACTTATGCTTTAAAAACCTATGCCGACTATAAAGCTCAGGTACTGGAAAGTGAATTTAGTGGCTTGTTGTTAAAATTAAATGAAAGTGAATTATGGACCAGGCTTATAGGTCATTTCAATGCTTATAACATTAGCGCTATTTACGGTACAGCAGATTTATTAGGGCTTGAAAAAGTGGAGATTCTTAGGCTTATTAGCGAGTTAGAAAGTGTGAGCGGTCGCTTTGAGTATCTTATTTCCGAAGAAAAAATAACAGCAATCGTTGATTATGCACATACACCAGATGCATTAAAAAACGTACTGGAAACCATAAATAGTATTCGCACAAAAAATGAACAATTAATTACAGTTGTGGGTTGCGGTGGTGATAGAGATAAAACCAAACGTCCAAAAATGGGACATATCGCATCTGCAATGAGTACAAAGGTCATTTTTACGAGTGATAACCCGAGAAGCGAAGTTCCTGAGACCATAATTGAAGATATTGAAAAAGGAGTAGAGCCTCAAAATTTTAAAAAAACAATGTCTATTGTGGATAGAAAACAAGCCATTAAAACAGCTTGTCAATTAGCAAGTCCGAATGATATCATTTTAATAGCTGGGAAAGGGCATGAGACCTATCAAGAAATAAAAGGAGAACGTTTTGATTTTGACGATTTCAAAATAGTTAAAGCGTTTTTAAAACAATTACAGAAATAA